The following coding sequences are from one Venturia canescens isolate UGA chromosome 5, ASM1945775v1, whole genome shotgun sequence window:
- the LOC122410503 gene encoding cytochrome b5 reductase 4 isoform X2, translated as MPRCCGATSISVMDGEASPSPQSLGLHIQDGNPRNKTALAPGHSLMDWIRLGSSGIDLTGVGGVPRNVTLKELAKHNKKTDAWIAIRGIVFNVTKYMDFHPGGVDELMKGVGKDATKLFDDVHAWVNYQSILQKCVVGRLTRGGPPGSFDLTDTTNSPRANLPSSGPAILEFDTKNENLNGEEINKSGSPALNVQIDWKQTTNSISFSYKPASRKIAVAYRLTRLNGSEFVIKIHHDNTVIRHEYDLSESVNWPPMAVKNFENSEIEFSFTKCTGKLWNSFGSRSVVRETKSIERVYKEYKVISNTELCEGVRLLVVRAEDYMEIVPVGRHVEVKLKVMGMEVSRSYTPVPSSFRADHVALGYKPDCLCLMVKRYDDGALSPSLTALEQGQVLTLSNGLGTFVVESFDECATIHMLAAGTGLTPMLGIIQRALGRRNVMTINLVNFNRNEKNIFYSSELERVAEDKKLSLTHVLSQPEESWQGRRGLVTESLLKELLGISSKESCVFICGPKAFMIAAKEALTKLDWKASQIHEFDG; from the exons ATGCCTCGATGTTGCGGTGCAACTTCGATATCCGTAATGGACGGGGAAGCCTCTCCTTCGCCTCAGAGCCTCGGTTTGCACATCCAGGACG GGAATCCCAGGAACAAAACAGCCTTAGCACCGGGGCACAGTTTGATGGATTGGATCCGTCTAGGCTCATCGGGAATCGATCTTACCGGGGTCGGCGGTGTGCCGCGTAACGTAACGCTTAAGGAACTTGCGAAACACAACAAAAAGACGGATGCGTGGATAGCCATACGAG gGATCGTGTTCAACGTAACTAAATACATGGACTTTCATCCCGGTGGTGTGGACGAGTTGATGAAAGGAGTGGGCAAAGACGCGACGAAGTTGTTCGACGAC GTCCATGCGTGGGTCAACTATCAGAGCATTCTTCAGAAATGTGTCGTTGGACGGTTGACAAGAGGGGGGCCGCCAGGATCTTTCGATTTGACGGATACAACCAATTCCCCTCGTGCAAATCTTCCGTCGAGTGGTCCTGCGATATTGGAGTTTGATACGAAGA ATGAAAATCTGAACGGTGAAGAGATCAACAAGTCCGGATCCCCTGCACTCAACGTACAAATAGATTGGAAGCAGACGACAAACTCAATATCCTTCAGCTACAAACCGGCGTCCCGTAAAATCGCGGTCGCTTATCGATTGACGAGATTAAATGGCTCCGAGTTTGTTATCAAGATACATCATGATAACACTGTAATCAGACACGAATATGATTTGAGTGAAAGCGTCAATTGGCCACCGATGGCggtaaaaaactttgaaaattcggaG ATTGAATTCTCGTTTACTAAGTGTACGGGAAAATTGTGGAATTCTTTCGGAAGTCGTTCCGTCGTAAGAGAAACGAAGAGCATCGAACGGGTATACAAAGAGTACAAAGTAATAAGCAATACGGAGCTTTGCGAAGGGGTCCGTCTACTGGTTGTTCGAGCGGAGGATTATATGGAAATCGTACCGGTTGGAAGACACGTAGAAGTGAAACTGAAAGTAATGG GTATGGAAGTTTCGAGGTCTTACACGCCTGTTCCGTCGTCCTTTCGTGCTGACCACGTGGCGTTGGGCTACAAGCCCGATTGTCTTTGCCTTATGGTAAAACGATACGACGATGGAGCTCTAAGTCCGTCCTTAACGGCACTCGAACAGGGACAAGTCCTCACTTTGAGTAATGGCCTTGGTACCTTTGTCGTTGAGTCCTTTGACGAGTGCGCCACTATTCATATGCTTGCCGCAGGCACCGGATTAACTCCGATGCTCGGTATTATTCAACGAGCTCTTGGCAGACGTAATGT aatgaCGATAAATCTTGTAAATTTCAACAGAAACGAGAAGAATATATTTTATAGTTCAGAGCTGGAAAGAGTAGCCGAGGACAAAAA actgaGTCTCACTCACGTGCTTTCGCAGCCAGAAGAATCGTGGCAAGGCCGTAGGGGCCTTGTTACAGAGAGTTTATTGAAGGAACTGTTGGGAATTTCGTCGAAGGAATCGTGTGTTTTCATTTGTGGTCCAAAAGCTTTTATGATCGCGGCGAAGGA AGCACTAACGAAACTGGATTGGAAAGCAAGTCAGATCCACGAGTTTGACGGATGA